From a single Miscanthus floridulus cultivar M001 chromosome 8, ASM1932011v1, whole genome shotgun sequence genomic region:
- the LOC136473817 gene encoding protein CURLY FLAG LEAF 1-like — protein MTTAPNIEMIASSLRHCSLNGGAGAGAGGGSGRRRGGTRRRGAEGGDDSEGVTVELNSEVALPYHWEQCLDIRTGQVYYINWEDGTRTTVDPRTTSAFSSPTPRSTSSASRRTRRASTPSSGYTSLSSSVGADVTGTWRGAAGNDSGYDNDDEEEDGEEDEDEDESSSTTSSSSSSTGSSRSSAVSSTLSSFSPTDESGSGDNGGRCLGGAGHVLVAAGCRACFMYFMVPKRADVCPKCGSSGLLHLSRNGYA, from the exons ATGACTACTGCGCCCAACATCGAGATGATCGCCTCCTCGCTGCGCCACTGCTCCCTCAACGGcggtgccggcgccggcgctggcgGAGGGAGCGGGCGGCGCCGGGGAGGCACCAGGCGCCGCGGCGCCGAGGGAGGCGACGACAGCGAGGGCGTCACCGTCGAGCTCAACTCCGAAGTCGCGCTGCCCTACCACTGGGAGCAGTGCCTCGACATCCGG ACGGGGCAAGTGTACTACATCAACTGGGAGGACGGCACCCGAACGACGGTGGACCCGCGCACGACGTCGGCCTtctcctcgccgacgccgcgctccACGTCGTCAGCGTCTCGGCGCACCCGCCGCGCGTCCACACCGTCGTCGGGGTACACCTCCTTGTCGTCGTCCGTGGGCGCGGACGTCACCGGCACGTGGCGTGGCGCCGCCGGCAACGACAGCGGCTACGACAACGACGACGAGGAAGAGGacggcgaggaggacgaggacgaggacgagagcagcagcaccaccagcagCAGTTCCAGCAGCACGGGCAGCAGCCGGAGCTCGGCCGTCTCGTCCACGCTCTCGTCCTTCTCGCCCACCGACGAGTCCGGCTCCGGCGACAACGGCGGCCGATGCCTCGGCGGCGCCGGGCACGTGCTCGTGGCGGCCGGGTGCCGCGCCTGCTTCATGTACTTCATGGTGCCGAAGCGCGCCGACGTGTGCCCCAAGTGCGGTAGCTCcggcctcctccacctcagccgcaACGGCTACGCCTGA